A single genomic interval of Aureliella helgolandensis harbors:
- a CDS encoding dihydrodipicolinate synthase family protein has translation MQTARLNGLIAATYTPMNTDGDLELAQVAPLVERLLDDGVQGLYVCGSTGEGMSLSTAERKATTEAFITANAGRVPLIVQVGHNSLADARDLAQHAAQAGADIVSATCPSYFKANDIPTLVECIADIAAAAPNTPFYYYHIPGMTGSTIDIVRLLEAGIEQVPNLVGLKYTDTKLFEFQACQAVADGKLDIVFGCDEMLLGALATGATAAIGSTYNVIAPIYLRIIEAFVKNDLTAAREEQMRSIEFIRLMNTYPFHSGIKEMLRLQGVPMGRCRLPQQQLTSEQCSTLKQDLQDLGLL, from the coding sequence ATGCAAACTGCCAGACTCAATGGACTCATCGCAGCCACCTACACACCGATGAACACCGACGGTGATCTTGAATTAGCACAGGTGGCTCCTTTGGTGGAGCGTCTGCTGGACGATGGCGTTCAGGGGTTGTACGTTTGCGGAAGCACCGGCGAAGGCATGTCGCTCTCTACGGCCGAACGCAAGGCAACGACCGAGGCGTTTATTACCGCCAATGCTGGTCGCGTTCCATTGATCGTACAGGTCGGCCACAATAGTCTAGCAGATGCGCGTGACCTAGCTCAACATGCGGCCCAAGCTGGGGCCGACATTGTATCGGCCACCTGCCCATCCTACTTCAAGGCGAACGATATTCCGACGCTAGTCGAATGCATCGCAGACATAGCTGCCGCCGCTCCCAACACCCCATTCTACTACTACCATATTCCCGGCATGACGGGTTCAACCATTGATATCGTCCGACTCCTTGAGGCGGGCATCGAGCAGGTCCCAAACTTGGTAGGACTCAAGTACACTGACACCAAGCTGTTCGAATTCCAAGCATGCCAAGCAGTCGCAGATGGCAAACTCGACATCGTTTTTGGCTGCGATGAAATGCTACTCGGCGCCTTGGCGACTGGGGCCACCGCTGCCATTGGCAGCACCTACAATGTAATTGCGCCGATCTATTTGCGGATCATCGAGGCCTTTGTGAAGAACGATTTGACGGCGGCGCGCGAAGAGCAAATGCGGTCCATCGAGTTCATTCGTTTGATGAACACCTACCCGTTTCATTCCGGCATTAAAGAAATGCTAAGACTCCAAGGGGTGCCCATGGGACGCTGCCGACTACCGCAGCAACAGCTGACCAGCGAGCAATGCAGCACGCTCAAGCAAGATCTTCAGGACCTGGGATTGTTGTAG